The genomic region GTCAAGCCAAGCTTGGCTAATCTCTGGCATAGAACCTTGCGATAGGGTCGAGAAAACCACATAACCACCTGGCTTGGTGACACGATAAAGCTCTTTAAATAAATCTAAAGGATTAAGACACCACTGAATTGCAAGGCTTGAGAAAACCAAATCACACTGCTTATCCCGAAGAGGCAATCTTTCAGCATCGGCGCAAACATAATAGGTATTGGGCAAAAAAGAATAACGCTCACATGCCACCGCTAGCATCTGCGGAGACAAATCAAGCGCAATGTTACAAGTGGTATTGAGTTGTTCAGATAAAGCCCCTAATGCTTGCCCTGTTCCCGTCCCAAGATCTAGTACGACATCAGCCTGATCTAAAGGCAGCATCGCCAACAAACGATCTAAGACAATTTTCTGGAAGTTAGCATAAGAATCATAGGTTCGAGAAGCTCGATCAAAGCGCTTAGCAAGCTGTCGTTTATAGCTAAGCGCGGATATATCAGGAGTTATTAGCATCGATAAAGTTTTCTATATGGCGCACACAAGCCTCTTCATCTTCAAAAAAAGGCTGATGCGCACAATTTGACAGTACAACACATTGCTGCAAAGGATTTACATCAGTTTGTTGCTCTAATGATTTACTAGAAACCAACGCATCCTTGCCGCCCAATATATGTAAATTAGGAAGATCCAAAAGCGACCATTCGCGACGCACATCCAGAGAACGAAGCAATCTTAACCCACCAATCAGAGCCGGACGACTCAAGGTTTTGACTGGTAAAAAAGCTTGTAACTGTTTAGCCAAAGCTCGTTCATTGCCCGTGCCCTTAGTCTGTAACATGACAAAGCGCTTAAGCCCCTCTTCTGGCGACTGCTCAACCAAGTTAGCAAAGGCATCAAAATCTTCAACAGACATTGCTTCCTCCCAGTCTTCACGTTTAATAAAACTTGGTGAAGATGACAAGGTAATCAAGCCAAGCACACAACTAGAGCGACGAGCCGCCACGTAAGCCGACACCATGCCACCCAACGACCAACCAATCCACCAAGCTTCTTTTGGTGCAACTTCAATAAGCTGTTCTGACAAGGCTGCAATATCGTAATTAGGCCCAATACGGGAGCGAGAGATCCATTGCTCATCAAGAGAGACGCTAGGTAAGTTCGCCATCACAACATAAAAACGCTGACTAAGGCGCAAAGCAAAAGAACGCATCACTTCTTTTGGCATCGCCCAACCAGAGACCATAAAAATCGCTTGATTAGACAAGTTCCCAAAAGCTTCTGTTTCAATACGTGCTCGCATGCTGCCCCTCTATTACATTGGATTTAAACGTTTTGCGCTTAAAAGTTCTGCTGTTAAAACTTTTTCGAGTGAGTCGCATAATAACATTAAATCTTCATCAGAGTGGGCGGCACTTAAGGTAATTCTTAAACGAGCGCTGCCTACCGGTACAGTAGGTGGGCGAATCGCAGTACACCAGATTCCAAGCGTTTTTAATTGCTCGCTAATGGCAATCGCAGTCTTGCTATCACCAATCACAATCGGCTGGATCGCGGTATTTGAGGGCATTAGCTCAACAGGCAATGACTGCACCCTTTGACGGAAGTAGCTAATATGTCGAGCCAATTTTTCACGCCTTTCCTGACCTTCTACCGACTGAATAAGCTGCAACGAAGCCAAAGTGGCGCCAGCAACGGCCGGTGACATTGCAGTGGTATAAACATAAGGACGTGCAAACTGCGTAAGATAATCTGCATAGTCATGGGAGGTCGCAACAAAAGCACCCGCGGTGCCAAATGCCTTACCAAATGTACCCACTAAGATAGGCAAGCTCGCAGAATCTAGCCCTTCCAAAGACAAGCAGCCCCTGCCATTCTCACCCAGACATCCCAATCCATGAGCATCATCGACCATGAACATCCAATCATGCTGATTAGCCAATTGGGACAACTCAGCCAAGGGGGCAATATCTCCATCCATACTGAAAACACCATCGGTAATCAACAACCCTGCCGCCGAAGACTTAGTAAGCAATTTCTGAGCACTCACTACATCGCCATGCAAATAACGGCGTAAAGGCGCTTGTGCTAACAGAGCACCATCAATCAAAGAGGCATGATTCAGTTTATCCTGCACAACAGGGCGTTTTTTATCTGCAAGTGCAGAAATCACACCAAGGTTCGCCATATAACCTGTACTAAATAGCATCACTCGCTCGTAGCCTAGCCAGTCAGCTAAGGCTTCTTCAAGCGCTTGATGGGGGGCTAAATGCCCACACACCAAATGAGACGAGCCACCACCCACCCCATAGGTGTCAGCCGTATCATTCATCGCTTTGATCAGCGAGGGATGATTAGCCAACCCCAGGTAATCGTTCGAGCAAAACGCGGTGTAATCTTGCGAAGCTATTTGAGTATGTGGAACTTGCGGGCTTTCCAATGTAATTGTGTGGCGCATTAAGTTCTGTTGGTGGCGCTCTTCAAGCGCCGCCAATACCCAATCCGGCGTTTTAGACGCTGGCTTCATAAAACAACTTAGACTCTTCTTGTTTAACCGCCTGCGCTGCAATGGCTTCAGCCACAGCCTCATCTGAATGCTCTTCACGTTTTTCAGGGTTAATACCCAAATTAGCAAACAACGCCATGTCTTTATCGGCTTCAGGGTTACCCGTAGTCAGCAGTTTTTCACCATAGAAAATAGAGTTAGCGCCCGCCATGAAACACAAGGCTTGCGTTTGCTCATTCATGCCTTGGCGGCCAGCAGATAAACGAACATGAGACTTAGGCATTAAGATACGCGCCACAGCAATAGTGCGAATAAATTCAAAAGTATCCAGGTCCTCAACGTTTTCTAGCGGTGTCCCCTCTACTTTCACCAACATATTAATCGGCACACTTTCTGGGTGAGGCGTCATTAGAGACAATTGACGCAGCAAACCTACGCGGTCTTTTTGCTCTTCCCCCATACCCATAATGCCACCACAGCAAAGTTTAATACCGGAGTCACGCACGCGAGAAAGCGTATCTAAACGATCCTGATAAGTTCGAGTCGTAATGATGCTGTCGTAAAACTCCGCAGAGGTGTCTAGGTTGTGGTTGTAATAATCCAGCCCAACATCAGACAATCGCTGCGCTTGCTCATCGTTTAGCGTCCCAAGCGTGACACAAGACTCTAACCCTAACGACTTAACACCTTTGATCATTTCTAGAACGTAGGGAAAATCTTTCTCGGAAGGATGCTTCCACGCTGCGCCCATGCAAAAACGGCTAGCGCCTTTTTCTTTTGCCAAGGCCGCTTCTTCCAGCACCTTCTGAACTTCCATTAATTTTTCTTTTTCTAGCTCTGTATTGTAATGACCACTCTGTGGGCAGTATTTACAGTCTTCTGGGCAAGCACCAGTTTTGATCGATAAAAGCGTACTTACTTGCACTTCATTTGGTGCAAAGTTCTCTCTATGGACTGTCTGAGCACGAAACATCAAATCCATAAAAGGCAAATCAAACAGGGCTTTTATTTCCGCATGAGTCCAGTCAAAGCGCGGTGCGCTCAAGGTATTAGCAGACGATATATTCGCTACAGACGCATTTGTAGACGCACTTAAAGACATAGTATCCTCGATCCAGAAAAAAATAATGGAGTAATACTAATGGACTGGAAAAAACTGTCAACCACAAAAATAACGCAGGTTTACAAGAGTATATTTTTAAACCAGTGCTATATCTGCAATGCAAAAGCACAAAGCACGCTCTGCAATTCCTGCAATGAAGGCCTTCCAGCCAATCTAAACCATTGCCAGCACTGCAAACGCCCAACCCACAGTGCAGATATTTTATGCGGAAACTGCCAAACCAGCCGACCCGCTTATCACATATGCGTCGCTCCTTATCGATTCGAAGGCATTATTAAAACACTCATTCACAGCATTAAATTCAATCAAGGCATTCATTACATACGACCACTCACTCACCTATTGAGCGAGCACCTCATTGAGTCCTATTCAACTGATCACTGGCCAGAGCAATTACTCTATGTACCTAGCCACCCAAGCAGAATTAAGGAACGCGGATTTTGTCAAACAAAAGCCATGACCACCCAACTCACCAAAGATCTCAAAGAACGTCTGGATAAAAACCCCCCTACTGTTCCTAAAAAAAATCCTCTCAAAAAAATTAAAAACACGCTAGCTCAACACTCATTAAGCCGAAAAGAACGACTCAAAAGCCCCCAAAGCAGCTATCAACTTGATGGCACTATCGCCAAACATGTCGCGATTTTTGACGATGTCATGACCACAGGAAGCACTATAGAAAATTGCACCAAACTGTTATTAAAAGCAGGGGCAGAACGAGTGGATGTTTGGGTTATCGCCCGAACGCCGGACAAAGAAAATTAATAATAGAAAAAGATATCAGCCTAGCCACAGAAGACACCTTTGTTTACTATGCCCTCAACAAAGCAATGGTGACGTTATGAAAACAGATCAAGAATACCTAGATTTAGACAAACAACTTCTGTGGCATCCATACACATCAATGAGCAATCCCAGCCCGCATTTCCTTGTCGAAAAAGCATCAGGCTGTAACATCACCCTCAGCGACGGACGCACTCTCATCGATGGCATGTCTTCTTGGTGGAGCGTTATTCATGGCTACAATCACCCAACCATTAATACCGCAATTCAAGAGCAACTATCGCAATTCTCTCATGTCATGTTTGGCGGCCTAACCCACAAACCAGCCATTGAACTCGCTCAAAAATTGATCGCTATCACTCCTACTGAGTTACAACGTGTTTTCTTTTCTGATTCTGGCTCGGTATCCGTTGAAGTCGCTCTAAAAATGGCAATCCAATACTGGAACACCCAAGGAAAACCTGACAAACAGTTTTTCGTCACACCAAAAAGCGGTTACCACGGCGACACATTCGCAGCTATGTCAGTATGTGACCCAGAAAACGGCATGCACAATTTATTCACTGACGCGCTAACAAAACAATTCTTCATATCACCACCACCAACTGGCTTGAACGAACCAATCAAAATCGAATATCTAAACGAAATTCGTAACATGTTTGATGAAAACCATGAACGTATAGCAGGTTTTATTATCGAGCCCGTTGTGCAAAATGCTGGCGGAATGCGCTTTTATAATCCAGAGTATTTGAATCAGATTCGCGTACTCTGCGATGAGTTCGACATATTGTTAATTTTCGATGAAATCGCTACAGGTTTTGGTCGAACGGGCAGGTTGTTCGCCACAGATCACACCAACATCTGTCCAGATATCATGTGCGTAGGCAAAGCATTAACAGGCGGCTACATGACACTGGCAGCCACACTAACCAATGACAAAGTTGCATTGGGAATCAGCGACAATGGCGGCGTATTCATGCACGGGCCAACCTTCATGGGAAACCCTCTTGCCTGCTCCGCAGCCAATGCGAGCCTCACTCTATTAAGCGAATATAATATTCCAAAAAAAATCACTCAACTAGAAACCTGGATGAAAGAAGCCCTAGGGCCATGTGAACAACTTGAACAAGTAAAAGAAATCCGCTGCCTGGGTGGCATTGGCGTTGTCGAGTTAAAAAATCCGGTCAACTTACACGAAATACAGCCAAAATTCGTTGAGCTAGGCGTATGGATACGACCTTTCGGCAAGCTCATTTACTTAATGCCACCTTACGTAATCAGTAAAGAGCAAATTAATTTTCTTGGTAAAGCCATTTATCACGTCGCTAGCGAACTCCCTCACTAAACCAAAATAAATAAATGGCTCATACAAAAAAGGCTTTTGATAAATAACTATCAAAGGCCTTTAAAATCACATCCAACTCTCAAAATCGCATTATTTTTTACTGCTTCATTCGCTCAGCAAGGTTTCCCTGCTCATAGGCTTCTTCTTCAATATGACTTATATTGATGACAATGTTTTCTGCTCGCTCAATACTATGAACGCTCAATTGATCCACATCGTGCATCTTATCATTTAGATCTCTCGCCACACCTGCCTGCTCTTCAGAAGAAACATTAATTTGCGCTGTCATTTCAACAACCTGTTTTATAGCGGATTCTATATCGCTCATTTTTTGAGCAACCTTATTCACACTATCAACACCCTCTTGCGCCACAGCAGTCCCTTTATCTATGGTATTTGTCACATCTAGGGTATTTTTCTTCAATTCTTCCGTCATACTATTGATGTTTTGCGTTGCATTCTGAGTACGTATTGCCAGTGCGCGAACCTCATCCGCAACCACAGCAAAACCTCGTCCCGCCTCGCCCGCACGAGCAGATTCAATCGCTGCATTCAAGGCAAGCAAGTTAGTTTGCTCTGCAATATCACTAATAGAATTCACCACCTCGTTAATACTATCACTGCGCTCTGCCAATATAGCGACAACTTTTTTAGCCTCAGAAATATCCTGATAAACCTGACGCATAGTCTCACCCGTTTGCTGAGCCAACAAACGACTCTCACGAGACAAGCCACCAACCGACTCTGTCGCTTCAACCGCCACATGAACATGTTCCGCAACATGGGTAACACTACCCAATAACTGAGAACTAGCAGCAACCACTTCCTGAAAAGTGTTGCGCTGCTTATTAAAGTTAGCCAAGTTCGCTGTGACACTTTCCTTAGCATCCGACGCTCTTTGACGAAGCTGCTGAGCACCTTCTTTTAGACGGTAGCGGAAGGTATTACCTGCGGCCTCTTGATGTATTTTAGCAAACTTAATCGCAGCCTTAATGCCAACGGTTTTACAATATAAATACTGACCTATTGGATTATGTGCCTCTGACGACAAACCAGAAACCACTGAACTCAATGACTGAGCCTGATAATATGTCAACCACATGCCCAATAAAGCCAAAATAGGCGCCGCTATTTGTAAAGCCAACACATTAGATAGCAGACCGATAACGGCTAATAAAATAAAACACGACATTATTGGCCAAGAAGCATTACTAAGATGTGCAGATACTTTTGTCGTTGTTGGCAATAAAGCTTTACCTGCATTAATACGGTCATAAATAGACTGGGCATGCTGAATTTCATCTTTTGTTGCTTTGCGACGCACTGACTCATAACCAATGACCTTGCTGCCGTCCAACAACGGGCTGACATGAGCACTCACCCAGTAGTGATCGCCATTTTCACATCGATTTTTCACCAACCCCATCCAGCTTTTACCTTGCTTAAGATTAGCCCACATATCGGCAAAAACAGCAGACGGCACATCTGGGTGACGAATAAGGTTATGAGGTGCACCAATTAAAGCTTCACGCTGGTAACCAGCTACTTCACAAAAAACATCATTTACAAATGTAATGCGTCCTTTCACATCCGTACTGGAAACTAAAACATAGTTTTCAGGGAAATCATTTTCTTTATTTGTCACTGGCATTTTTCGCATAAACAACTCTCGATTTTTATATTAGTTATTTTTATCATGTCTTTTAGATTGTTACTAATTGAAATAGAAAACAAAATACATCAGTAAATATTACTCGTCATCAAAATCTCGATAAGCATCCGGCGCCAGATCTTCAAAGCGAGTGTATTTACCTACAAATGCAAGTCTACAGGTACCAATTGGACCATTACGCTGCTTACCAATAATAATTTCCGCAATACCTTTATGTGGCGTATCTTCGTGATAAACCTCATCACGGTAAACAAAGGAGATAACATCGGCATCCTGCTCGATCGCCCCAGATTCACGCAAATCCGAGTTAACTGGGCGCTTATTAGGTCGGTTCTCCAGACTACGGTTGAGCTGAGAAAGAGCAACCATAGGACATTCCATTTCTTTGGCAATCGCCTTTAACGATCGAGAAATTTCGGAGATTTCATTGGTACGACCTTCGGTAAAACCAGGAATTTGCATCAACTGAAGGTAATCGACCATGATCATGGCCACACCTCCATGTTCACGAGCAATACGACGCACACGTGAACGCATTTCGGTCGGACTAATACCACCGGTATCATCAATAAAAAGTTTGCGATCTTTTAACATCTTCACCGCAGACATTAATTTATCCCAGTCTTCTTGAACCAACTGCCCCGAACGCATTCGCGTCTGATCTATTCGCCCAAGAGAAGACAACATACGCATCATCAGCGACTCGGCAGGCATCTCCAAACTGAATACAATAACGGGTTTATCACTGATCATGGCGGCATTTTCTACCAGATTCATCGCAAACGTTGTCTTACCCATGGAAGGACGACCCGCAACAATGATCAAATCAGAAGGCTGCAACCCTGCGGTCATCGCATCTAAATCGGTAAAGCCAGTACTTAATCCTGTAATGGCACCATCTTGATGGTAGAGCTCATCAATTTTATCCACGGTAGCACTAAGAATGTCTGCCGCAATTCGCGGTCCACCTTTTTTCTCACCACCTTCTGCGATTTGAAAGATTTTTCGCTCAGCCTCATCCAACACTTCCGCTGCCGTCATCCCTTCAGGGTGAAAGGCACGAGCAGAAATATCATTTGTTGTAGAGATAAGGCGGCGCAAAATAGAACGCTCGCGAACAATATCAGCATAAGAAGCGATGTTAGACGCACTAGGCGTCGCCTCGGCGACCTCAATTAAGTACGCCATTCCACCAATTGATTCTAAGTCTCCGCGCTTGTCTAATCGCTCCCCAATAGTCACCACGTCAATAGGCTCTGACTCATCGGCCAAACGAGCGATTACAGTAAAAATCGCCTTATGCTCTGGACGATAAAAATCATCAGCAATAACAAGCTCGGAAACCTTCTCCCAAGCTTGAGGATCCAACATCAACCCGCCAACAACTGAACGCTCAGCCTCAATGGAATACGGTGGTAATTTAATAGAAGCGACTTCAGAATCATTTAGTTGCACGCAAAATACCCATACAAGAACAGAAAAAATAGAGAAGGATTAGCTTATCACGCCAACAAAAAAAGGGCATCTTGCAAAGCAAGATACCCTTCTCTTATTTAAGAAAGACTCGCATCTTTCTTAAGCAATTTACCTAAGCAAATTACTCAGCGATTACTTCTAAAACAACCGTTACAATAACTTCAGAATGAAGCTGAACGTCTACTTCGAAAGAACCTGTGTGACGAATCGCGCCTTCTGGAAGACGGATTTCAGCTTTTTCTACTGCTACTTGCGTAGAAATAGCGTCAGCGATGTCACGAGTACCGATAGAACCGAAAAGCTTACCTTCATCACCAGCGTTTGCCGCGATAGTGAAAGTTTTGCCTTCTAGTGTTAGAGCACGAGTTTCAGCAGCCGCTTTACGCTCTGCAGCTTGCGCTTCAAGTTCAACACGACGCTCTTCAAAGCTAGCCAAGTTAGCTTTAGTAGCCATTACAGCTTTTTTGTTCGGAATCAAAAAGTTACGAGCATAGCCTGGTTTAACAACTGCAACGTCACCAATACCGCCTAGCTTGTTTACTTTGTCGAGTAGAATAACTTCCATCTCGATCACCTCTAATTAATCATTAGCTATCACTTGAGTTGGACGCCTTACCTTGTATTCTAGAACGAATATCTACAAAACTATCAATCACACAAAGTGCAACGAGAATATTTGCAAAATACACATTCAGAACAAAAAAACCTACAAGATAAAATGCGATCAGTCCAACAATCCCAATTTCTTTTTTTGCTAAAACACCATGCACTAGAGCGAGCCCCGGCAGTACCAAAGCAGGTATAGCGGCTTGGGACAAAATACTAAATGATCCACCTAAGCTTTCGCCAATTAGGATCATTCCACCCAATACCAAACTAAACACTACTGGCAATCTTAACTGATGAAACTCAGCACGTAATCCGCCTGGATTATAGAGCCCTGCTTGCCACTTCCTTGCCAAAAACAAAGAAATAATAGCAATGACCACTTGGAAGATGGATATAGCCATCACCGCCTGGTTAAAAATTAAATTTCTATCAGGAACTTCAACACCTTCTTTTGTCAAAACACTCTGAACCAAGGTTACTGCTAGATTCAGAACATCCGCCATCAAAAGAGGCTGAAGCAGAGTACTAATAACCGCCAAAAAGCTGCCGACTAATAGAACCCAACTCCATGACATTGTTGATCTAAGCAAATAGCTCAACAACATCACATCAACTAACACCATAAGTGCCGTTGCATCTCCTTGGTACATCCACAGCACAAGTGCTGGTAGACAACCCCAAGCTAATACAGGTATTCCTTCTTTTACACCTTGACGAAGCACCACCAACCCTAAGATTGCAGCGGCTAGCCAAAACATCATAGGGATTAGACCAAACACCATCACACCAATAATGGCATTTAAGCGTTTTTTCATAACCCATTTAGCTAAACCACTCATAAAAGCGCTTCTTTCAGCCTATTAATTAAAGTGGCTGTCAGTGTAAGGAAGAATAGCAATGTAGCGAGCGCGTTTGATTGCAGTCGCTAGCTGACGCTGGTAACGAGCCTTAGTGCCAGTAATACGGCTAGGTACGATTTTACCAGTTTCAGTGATATAACCTTTCAGTGTGTCTAGATCTTTGTAATCGATCTCTTTAACGCCTTCTGCAGTGAAACGGCAGAACTTACGACGACGGAAAAAACGAGCCATGAGTGTCTCCTAATAAAAATAGATTAATCTTCAGATTCTTCAGATACTTCGTCAGAATTGTCGTTATTACGCTCTTCACGTTGAGGAGCAGAACGACGATCTTCACGACCTTCAGAAGCTTTAATAGGAGATACGTCAGTTACCGCTTCTTTACGACGAATCACCAAGTTACGGATGATGGCATCGTTGTAGCGGAAAGTGTCGTTTAATTCAGACAAAACACTGTCAGAACACTCGATGTTCATAAGAACATAGTGTGCTTTGTGAATTTTGTTAATTGGGTAAGCTAGTTGACGACGGCCCCAATCTTCTAGACGGTGAACTTGACCACCATCTTCAGTGATTAGGTTAGTGTAACGCTCGACCATTGCTGGTACTTGCTCGCTTTGATCTGGGTGAACCAGAAAGACGATTTCATAATGACGCATTTAAGCTCTCCTTATGGGTTCTTAGTCTCCACGCTTCCCCTGTTAAAAAGCTGTGAGACAAGGAGTATTGATTTACAGGGACGCGCATTATATAGCACTAGTGAACAATAAGTAAACGAAATACACGCCTCATTGAAAAAACAACCACCTAATTCGTTAGAGAACTAACTACACAAATGAAAAGTCGCTATTTGATAAACCATTTTACAGTTTTCATAGAAGCCCATAGAATCAATGGCCAACTATCTAAATTTACTCAACAGAAGATATGGACATCATGAAAACACTATTTCTAATACTTGCTCTTTTTACCCCATTTATCGCTCAAGCCGAAGCACGTTTAGGAGTCATGGGAGTCATATCAGAAACTGTTTACAAAGATACAGATTCGAAATCCACTGCCCTACCAAACATTGCCTATGAAGGTGAGCACTTTTTTCTACGTTTACCTGAAATTGGCTATCGCTTTTTTCCACAACGCTCACTACAAAATTTTGCTGTTGGCTTATCTTATGAACGCGCTAAATTTGACCCTGACAATTCAGATGACATAAATATCAGTATGCTTGATGATAGAGATGACAGCGTAATGATGTTTGCGAATTATAGAATTGGCCCAATATCGACCAAAATCGCACAAGATATCAGCGGCGCACACGATGGATACTACGCACAAATTTCCGCCGGCTTCCCTGTTCCTGTCGGTGCTTGGAAGATAATTCCGTCTATTTCTTATCAATATATGGACGGCAAAATGAGTAACCACCTATTTGGAACCACTCAAGCTGAATCTACACTAACCAGTGGCGCTATTGCCGCCTACAACACTGGATCTGTTTCTGAGGTTAAGTATGGCTTAAGAGGTATTTACCCTCTGTCTCGCAATGCCACTTTTATTATTGGAATCAGCCACTCAAGATACGACGATAAAATTTTACAAAGCCCAATTGTAGAGGACAATACGATAACATCCTTATTAGCTGGCCTTACTTATTCTTTTTAATTGGAATATGCGTCCCCACCAAAGATAAACTGACATATTTAGCGCTTTCGGAATCGATACATGAACAAACTATCGAATAATACTCAGGCCATTTTTTTTGGACTTGGGGCTGTCATGCTTTGGTCAACGGTCGCTACTGCCTTTTCCATATCACTAAGGCACTTTTCACCAACGCAATTGCTACTTGTTGCAAACATCATCTCCTTGATTTTTTTAGTATCCTTAATCACTATAAAAGGTGAAGCAAAACAACTTATTGGTTTTGCTAAGCAATCATGGAAATCGTCTTTGTTTTTTGGTGCAATTAACCCATTCCTTTATTATTTGATATTGCTGCAAGCTTACAACACACTTCCTGCACAAGAAGCGCAAGCCATTAATTACACTTGGGCTATCATGCTTAGCTTTATGGCCGTTCCCATTCTTAAACAACGCCTAAAAAGTGCGGACTATATTGCTGCTGCCGCTTGCTACTTTGGGGTACTTTATATTTCCACTCGTGGCCAAATAGCCTCACTAGAGTTCTCAAACATTACCGGTGTTGCTTTTGCCCTTTTAAGCACCATTATCTGGGCGCTTTACTGGTTACTAAACACAAAAGATAAACGCCCTAGTCTTATTGGCTTAACACTAAATTTTGCCTTTGCTCTCCCTTTAATCATTGTATTCGCAGGCTTAACAGGTGAACTAAGTCACTGGGACAGTGAAGGACTTTGGGGCGCAATTTATATTGGCCTATTTGAAATGGGGCTAAGTTTTGTCTTGTGGAACAAAGCACTAAAGCTAACCAATAACGCGAGCCAAGTGGCAAACTTAATTTTTCTGTCACCTTTACTTTCCATTATCTGGCTATCCCAATTTGCTGGCGAGCCCATTTTACGTTCAACTATCATTGGTTTAGCTTGCATTCTTATTGGTTTATTCATCCAAAACGCATCAAAAAGAAACAGACAATCAAAATAAAAATAGGATAACAAATGCCCGCTTTTATCTATCTATTACTACCTATTTCCTTCTGGTCTGGCAACTATATTTTAGGACGTATATTGGTCTCTGACGGGATAGATCCATTTTCTGTCTCTTTTTTACGCTGGAGCCTTGCCTGTCTGATGATCTTACCTTTTGCGTATAAAAAGCTGTGGCGGGAACGAAAAGTCATTGCCAAAAACTGGCCTTTACTCGTTCTATTTGGCTGGCTTGGCATCTGTAATTACAATCTTTTCCTATATATTGGACTCAGTACTACAACCGTTACCAATGCGGTTTTACTCAATTCCATCATGCCAGTGATGATACTCATTACTGCTCGTCTGCTACTGGGAAACAAAACATCTTGGCTGCAAAATACAGGTATATT from Marinomonas rhizomae harbors:
- a CDS encoding methyl-accepting chemotaxis protein — its product is MRKMPVTNKENDFPENYVLVSSTDVKGRITFVNDVFCEVAGYQREALIGAPHNLIRHPDVPSAVFADMWANLKQGKSWMGLVKNRCENGDHYWVSAHVSPLLDGSKVIGYESVRRKATKDEIQHAQSIYDRINAGKALLPTTTKVSAHLSNASWPIMSCFILLAVIGLLSNVLALQIAAPILALLGMWLTYYQAQSLSSVVSGLSSEAHNPIGQYLYCKTVGIKAAIKFAKIHQEAAGNTFRYRLKEGAQQLRQRASDAKESVTANLANFNKQRNTFQEVVAASSQLLGSVTHVAEHVHVAVEATESVGGLSRESRLLAQQTGETMRQVYQDISEAKKVVAILAERSDSINEVVNSISDIAEQTNLLALNAAIESARAGEAGRGFAVVADEVRALAIRTQNATQNINSMTEELKKNTLDVTNTIDKGTAVAQEGVDSVNKVAQKMSDIESAIKQVVEMTAQINVSSEEQAGVARDLNDKMHDVDQLSVHSIERAENIVINISHIEEEAYEQGNLAERMKQ
- the dnaB gene encoding replicative DNA helicase, encoding MQLNDSEVASIKLPPYSIEAERSVVGGLMLDPQAWEKVSELVIADDFYRPEHKAIFTVIARLADESEPIDVVTIGERLDKRGDLESIGGMAYLIEVAEATPSASNIASYADIVRERSILRRLISTTNDISARAFHPEGMTAAEVLDEAERKIFQIAEGGEKKGGPRIAADILSATVDKIDELYHQDGAITGLSTGFTDLDAMTAGLQPSDLIIVAGRPSMGKTTFAMNLVENAAMISDKPVIVFSLEMPAESLMMRMLSSLGRIDQTRMRSGQLVQEDWDKLMSAVKMLKDRKLFIDDTGGISPTEMRSRVRRIAREHGGVAMIMVDYLQLMQIPGFTEGRTNEISEISRSLKAIAKEMECPMVALSQLNRSLENRPNKRPVNSDLRESGAIEQDADVISFVYRDEVYHEDTPHKGIAEIIIGKQRNGPIGTCRLAFVGKYTRFEDLAPDAYRDFDDE
- the rplI gene encoding 50S ribosomal protein L9: MEVILLDKVNKLGGIGDVAVVKPGYARNFLIPNKKAVMATKANLASFEERRVELEAQAAERKAAAETRALTLEGKTFTIAANAGDEGKLFGSIGTRDIADAISTQVAVEKAEIRLPEGAIRHTGSFEVDVQLHSEVIVTVVLEVIAE
- the rpsR gene encoding 30S ribosomal protein S18, whose translation is MARFFRRRKFCRFTAEGVKEIDYKDLDTLKGYITETGKIVPSRITGTKARYQRQLATAIKRARYIAILPYTDSHFN
- the rpsF gene encoding 30S ribosomal protein S6, which translates into the protein MRHYEIVFLVHPDQSEQVPAMVERYTNLITEDGGQVHRLEDWGRRQLAYPINKIHKAHYVLMNIECSDSVLSELNDTFRYNDAIIRNLVIRRKEAVTDVSPIKASEGREDRRSAPQREERNNDNSDEVSEESED
- a CDS encoding MipA/OmpV family protein, whose protein sequence is MKTLFLILALFTPFIAQAEARLGVMGVISETVYKDTDSKSTALPNIAYEGEHFFLRLPEIGYRFFPQRSLQNFAVGLSYERAKFDPDNSDDINISMLDDRDDSVMMFANYRIGPISTKIAQDISGAHDGYYAQISAGFPVPVGAWKIIPSISYQYMDGKMSNHLFGTTQAESTLTSGAIAAYNTGSVSEVKYGLRGIYPLSRNATFIIGISHSRYDDKILQSPIVEDNTITSLLAGLTYSF
- a CDS encoding DMT family transporter, with product MNKLSNNTQAIFFGLGAVMLWSTVATAFSISLRHFSPTQLLLVANIISLIFLVSLITIKGEAKQLIGFAKQSWKSSLFFGAINPFLYYLILLQAYNTLPAQEAQAINYTWAIMLSFMAVPILKQRLKSADYIAAAACYFGVLYISTRGQIASLEFSNITGVAFALLSTIIWALYWLLNTKDKRPSLIGLTLNFAFALPLIIVFAGLTGELSHWDSEGLWGAIYIGLFEMGLSFVLWNKALKLTNNASQVANLIFLSPLLSIIWLSQFAGEPILRSTIIGLACILIGLFIQNASKRNRQSK